The nucleotide window gctagggacctcggattccaattccgcacatacgcccaagtcccatattttcctatggaccctccgggatcgtcaaatcactggtccgggtccgtttacccaaaattttGATCGAAgttaaatttattcattttaaagtcaagacttaacattttcacagaatttcatatttaagcttcccagctacgcgcccggactgcgcacgcaaattgaagcgacactaaatgaggttttcaaggcttcGGAAGCACATGAtgggtaagaaaacaggtgatgaccctttgggtcgtcacatcttCACTGCGGGATATGGGAGATTGGTAAGGAGCATGGTGGTCTATACATTGTGAGATAAAGAAATAGTTACAGCAATATGAAGGATCTAGTGAAGAGTGCAGTGGTGCAAGGAACATCAGTAGACAGTAGTCTTTGGCATCGCAGATTGGGGCATGCTTCAATCAAGACTATGAAGCACATATCATTCCTACAAGATAAAAATTTAGATCTAGCTGTCAATAAAGATTGTTCCATTTGCCCATTAGCAAAGCAGAGCAAGTTATTATTTCCTACTAGTATACTATTAGTGAGAAATCATTAGAACTGATTTACATGGATGTGGGATCCTTATAGGACACCTACTCATGATAGAAAGCATTTTTTTACTTACAATAGTAGATGATCATAACAGATTCACATAGGTTTACATGTTGCAAATGAAGAGTGATGTTGCTACTGTACTCAAAATGTTTCTTCCATTAATAAAAACACAGTTAGGTGGTTAGAACTAACAATGAAACATAATTCTTTAATAAAATATGTATTGACTTGTTTAATTCATATGGAATAATTCATCAAAGCGGTTGTGTGTCTACTCCTCATCAGAATGGGGTAGCTAATAAGAAGCAAATGCACATTCTAGACATTGGTCGAGCATTGAAGTTTCAAGCTCAGATTCCTACTAGATTCTGGGGAGAATATGTAGAAGGGGCTGTCTATTTGATCAGTAGACTGTCAACTGAAGTTCTACCGGGAAAATCACAGCATAAACTACTGCATTGGAAGCCACCATCCATTGATCATTTGCGAGTTTTTGGGtgtctatctatctatctatctatctatatatatatatatatatatatatatatatatatatatatatattatgttggaTATTTCTTAAAATGCCACATTTCAGCTGCACAATCTGCATATCTTCATAAAATTTGTGGTCAACGCAAAAAGCTATTCTGAATCTACTCTATAAATTTTTTTCTAATAATTGAGCTACCGCGGATTTATTCTAATTTAAAATTACGGGTAATATTACATGTTAATTACGTTATTAATACTTTAAGAATCCATATGTACGAGGACAGCGAGGTCTATCACAAATAAAACATGAACCCCTTAAGTATATTTATACGTGGCGTTATCCTATTGGTCAATCAAACAAATCAAACACGTGGAGAAACACCAAAATCgaatttttgttttaaatattttgctTCATTCTGTCATACAACTTTAATCCACTTTCATGCAACTACGTGGAAACTCACTTCACACCTCATAACTAAGTGCCCATTCCTTCTTACTCGTCAATTCAACTATATATTCCTCTCCCTCAACCCTCACTTCCATGTCCATAACATTGTCATCTTAAAAAAAaaccaagaaagaaaaaaaaccttGCTAGGAAAATGGAAGATCATCAACAAAGTAGCAGTATTCATACGTATAGAGGAGTAAGGAAGagaaaatgggggaaatgggtgTCGGAGATACGCGAACCGGGGAAGAAAACACGAATATGGCTAGGGAGTTATGAGACACCGGAGATGGCTGCTGCAGCCTATGATGTTGCTGCATTTCATCTAAAAGGCGAGAGAGCAAGACTCAATTTCCCCGAATTAATCGATAGCTTTCCAAAACCCTCAAGTTCTAAGTCTGAAGATGTGCAAATGGCAGCTCATGAAGCAGCAATGAGGTTCAAAAGACAAACTCCAGAGCCACCCGAGAGCGGTGGCTGTGGCGGTGGTGGCACGATGGTTCCGGTGAGGGTAGGTCTATCGTCGAGTCAAATTCAGGCGATTAATGAGTCGCCATTGGACTCACCTAAAATGTGGATGGAGCTAGCTGGAGCTTTGTTATTACGAGATCCTGTTAGAGAATATACTTGTCCCTCGTATTCTTTTACCGATCCTATGGTATTGGGTGAAGACATTGTTGAGTTTGAGGAGTGGGATGAAATGCAACAGCATCATGAATCTATTTGGGATTTTTAGGTGGAAACAAAAATTCCATATGGCCCTTTTTAGTATTTATATTTTAGCAAAGATTATTAGGGGCCaatttaagaagaagaaaaaaagagagaacaaaAGCTTAACAAaggttatttattttttatttttcccctTTTCTGCAGAAATAGAGATTCTTTTGGAGAATATTTGTTATATTGTCATCTTGAGAATTAAGTCCATGAAGATTTACTAAATCAATAGAAAAAAGATAATGGTGGAGCCTTGAATTAATTTGATTTTGCTTTTCTATAGCCTTCATTTCTTTCCCTAATAAATTTTGGGTGGGCCAAAGAATCTTCGTATTTTAGATCGTTTATTGCAGACACAAGAttagtttatatttatgttatatgtCACAGAAAATGACATCGAAAAGTATTTTTCACTTGACAAAATTGTAATATGAATCTTCTAAAACTGATTCGCAAACTAACACTTCAAAGTTTCATCTTTCAATTTGTTTTTTCTGGTAAGAATAACACACATTATATGTGCACCAATCTTTCATTTTGTAAAAGAAGCTCTTTGGATATTACTAATTATTTTCACTGAATTCTGGGTCTGAGCGCTTAGTTTGAAACTTAAGGGTTAGACATTCTAGTCTGTTAATGGGTTTTAaattaacaatatatatatatatatatatatatatatatatatatatatatatatataaataatataaaatttagATTATAATTATCGAGTTTGACCGAACCAAAACTCCTATGCTAACTCCGCCCGTGCTTTGCAGTCCGTACTTTGACCTTTGTTCTTTCGCTACTACTTTGCCTGAACATTTCATGAAATGTAACAGAAGTCGTAGAGAAATTAAAAGTAGGATTGGTTAGACTACTCAAAACTAGCATTGTCCCTCTTAGCAGTGCTTGTGTAACACCCCACACTTTAGATAGAATCTCACGTCGACCTAATTAGGGGTAGCAATTTGAATCCAAATTCATCTAACCCGTCCAATTTGCCTAGAGATTAAGGGGTTGGGTTACATAATTTTAGCTCATAGGTCAATTTGGGTTGAGCTCAAGttaacccattatattttataaCTTATTTTAACCCATTAAGCAGCCCAAATACAACCcatgaaactcacccaaaacaaaagatatctcaacccaacttatatagaaatttatttagttgtccaattttacttcttttctttgttgtatttttaattttatattcttttgtttttctgcatCATCCATCCccctgcccccccccccctctcccaAACCCCCCTCCCCTAAAAAAAGtatctttttttgtattttcaattttctatttttttctgcaccacccactcCCCCCACCCTCCCCCCACCCCGGCAAAATCTTTCCTCCTctcaaaaaaaaattttttttgtatttttaattttctatttttcttctgCACCACCCACTCTCCCCCACTCCCCCCGTGCGCAAAACCCCCCTCCCCTcaaaaaaaaatttcctttttttttgtattttcatttttctattttttttctattactttttttttaatttttaattttctgtttctgtttttttcgtttttctgcatcACCCACCTGCCCCAACCCTCTCCCCCTACCCCCACCCCCAAAAAATTTTCAACTTACACATTTTAAGGTAAAAGACTTTTTTTATGCAAGATGAGCATGGTTCTAAAACATGGGTCAAGTTgggcgggttgggttatgacccattgtttagcccatcttgacccagCCTATCTTAACCCAAGTACACTTTGGGCTGGGTTGGGCAATGACCCATTTATTGACCTAACCCATCTTGACCCGCCCAAATTCAGTCCAACCCGTCCATTTGCCACCCCTAGGCCTAACACAAGAGGCATGTTGgatatataagttaacaagccttagatCCTAGTGACGCGTTTTAAATCCGTAAGGGCCTAAGTCCATAGCAGATAATATCACTAACGGGATGCGTTGTTACAGCTTCTTTCACGATAAGAAAGAACGACCTCCAGTGTACAGATAATGGAATAAGCTCTTAGGAATTCCCATATAGCTCGATCGACTCAATGGCAAACAAATTGGAAAACTCAATTAGAAGGAGACTGGTTGGATGAATTTCCCACAACAATTCTCTATTCTTTCTCGATATGATCAGTCACGCGCCATCTCTATTGTTTTCAATACTAAATCACACCAGACCTAAAGCTTGATCTTTAAAATATAAGCGGGTCATAATTTTATGCAAAAGAACTTCTTCTTGGGAAGTTTATAACGTTGTCTTGTATTGTACGGGGTGGTTGATTTTTCACAATTAAATTATTCAATTACAGGTTAGAGCAACTGTCTTCGAAAATTATTGAGTTTCAACCTCAGCTAGAAATTAAAGGACTGGACTTGAGAGTGTTTTAGATATAAAGTGGAAGCTGTACCCAATAATGACATGATTAGATAAAAGTAAACAAAAGCCAACTTCTTCCCATAACTTGGCCATTACATAAACGTTGATTTTATTGTAAGATTAATTATTGCACGGGAATGGAATGTCTGATTAAGTGGTAATGTTTTGACTCAAAATGGAATGAATGGCATCACTTGTTATTTTCATCAAGATAATCTTTTAGTCTaaacaattaatgcaagaatGGTTAGATTCTTTAAAGATCATTATAAATAAATGCTCTGTATGAGGACTTCTCATGGCCCAAGCTAAGTTATAGCatgatactccctccggtccaaaataagtgattttttggatgttttcacacagattaagaaatccaccttttagtattaattagcaatggaattgaccatattaacctttattaTCTCACATAAACAccctaacacatattccaacactatttactccaaggacaatgtaggaaaaaaataattaattcattcttgaaatctggaaaaatcacttattttggaccacaagaaaaaggccaaaaaatcacttattttggaccggagggagtactatTTCTTCGGTAAAATTTACCTATAAAATATTTCCTCATTAAATAAATTTTCTCGAATAAACGGAAAAAAATAATTGTGCAATATCACTTAATTAACATTCCTGCTGCTATATATTTCCATGCTATAACAGAATCCTTACATAAAAGGAGccaataaaaatctaaaaagatATCTTCTTACGTTTTTGCTAAAAAAATCAGCTTTCATAATGATTTTGGTAATAAATGTACCACTAGCACCAAATGACCTAATGTAGGAAGCAGTAATCTTTTAGGCCTTAGgaacaaaaaaaaacatatataaacTAGTTACATGTTCTCGAAAATAAATATTGACATTTATAAGTTCTTCTTGTATATTGTATACTTTCTAGCCTAATTCTAGGCTCCTTTTGAATCAGTGCAATAGCAAACTCTGTATTTAATTATATTGACATTTTTAAAAATTCTCCAATTCCAAGCTTGCTATGTATAGTATAGATCATTGCAATTCCCTGTAAACACTATCTCCTTTTGGTCTTAATAATTTCTTCCCATTGAATACTCTCTTTGATGCCCTTTTCAGCAAATTAAATAGGTGTACCTGAGTTTCTAATCTCCCTTGATCACATAAACTGCATATCCCATTTTCCACTAGGATCTGTAATTTGGTGAGCCTCTCCTTCGTTAATAACTCGTCTTGGTTCGCTAACCAGATCTATATATGATAAACCTTTGCTTTAATTTGGCTGCAACATATAAAACTTGCCTCCTGCAGTTTTTGGCTGTGTTCTTCAATCAAAACACAGGATTACTTTCTTCTAATAGTTATAAAAtgggattgttacacaaatagccggctaGATTCAatgtttatattttctttatacattaattatacatgGTTGTACATATGTCatatataaattatgcatatattatatatctacagactttttttattttaacaatttaGGTAGGCAGCTATTTTACTTAAATCTTCttataataaaaaaattgatAGAGCTGttcttttataataaatatacattgttaaatatttatacaataaTGCTTTCATCTTATTCCATTTTTGTACAATAAATGTACATTGTTGAATaattatataataattttttccTGATATTTCATACAATAAATGCGTTTATGAAAGTCATTTGAAAGTTTATATATGATATAATACTAGTCTGTCTAATAATGATATCTTGTTATTTCGGATCTATTGTTATGTAAGTTATTTGCAAGTCGTATATATTGTATAATTTTggttaggggtgtacataggtcgggttgattcggattttacaattaccaaaccaaatcaattgtgtcgggttattaaatctaaagaccaaaccaaaccaataaaactcaggcttttcaatctcggtttttctcgggttttcgaGTTTTTTCGAGGGgttttccggtaaaatcttcgtagaataaaacatataacttgtgctcaaaatatttctttaatcctagtaagatacaactaaaTAAagcatttttcaagaaaataatacaaaatatgagatgtgtcatggcattatcctaaaatattcaataataaagacaataaaattatgtaatataaatatggttaattaaaaagccttaataaaaataaacataatctaaaagtactaagttaTGTTAAAATTAGTGGACTAATAAGAAAGTATTAAGatcatgactaaacgctaaagaaaaaataaaaataggttatgcatttttatctaaattattacaaaacaaaaaatagatattcaatacattcccgttcgtagtattgaattgaacGTCTTTTGTtggcattagtattgatttgattttggtttgggcttttgttagcattatttaatttactaatattaatggctataaaacttattggaacattcaaaagttctaagtccaacattgaaataataccttaaaagataaaattatgattttttttgaagaaatgtttataaattacatcacaataagtatatttatatattaaatatatctaaaatttctatatatgtaatgtcgggttggtttggtttcggtttgattttctttagttaaaaccaaaccaaaccaattatggtcggattttttttccaacaccaaaccaaactaTAGTCGAATTTTTTTtcgatttgactcggattatcgggttgatGTGATTTGTCAGTTTTCTTTGTATACCCCTAAATTTGGTATAGTAATGATATGATATAATTATATATAGTTGGTGCGGATAGTGTGACTTTGCTATTTTGCGCCAACCCCACCGGAAAATGTTGCGAGGCCGGCCTCGACGACATGCAATTACCATGGATCTGAGAGATTTAGCAGCGAAGGAAGTAGATAGAGAACCAACTaagaaattagaagaaaaagCTAAGAAAACCAATGGAACAGTAACGGACAAACCAATGGAACAGTGGCCAGCTTTAGCAAAAGGAGCTAAAACACCATCGTTGATTGCATGAGGTTCAAATTCATCTCAATCGGAACCTAACAAGAGTGTTACTGCTGTAATTGATGAATCTAAGAGGAGTGAAGCTGGAAAAGGTATGGGAGATACTGATGCTCAAAGGAAATTGGAGATCCATGCTTTGGCAAATGCAACGATGAAATGGAAGAGTTTATTTGCTGAGAATAAAATGGTAACTCGAGGTATGAATTTACAGTATATTGCTCCTACGATTAAGAATGGAGTTAAGGTAGCTAAATTAGACAAAGAGGTTGTGGAACGAGCTACTGAAAAATGGAGAATGGTTGTGATTGTGTATGTAGTGGATGAAACTCCTACTATTGCTGCGTTTGAAAGATTTGTCTCATTCTAGTGGAAATTTGCTGCAAAACCATCAATATACTGTCATAATGATGTGTATTTTGTGATTAAATTTGACACAATAGAGGATAGAGATGTTGTGCTTTATTCAGGGTCATACATGATAAATAGCAAGCTTGTGGTTGTTAAGGTGTGGACTGTgacttttgattttgaaaatgagGTATTGAAAACCATACCATTATGGATTCAATTGCCTAAGCTACCACTTAATTGCTGGGAGGATAATTCATTAAGTAGAATTGGGAGTACTCTGGGAATACCTATATATGCAGATGCATGTACTACTAGAGTTGAACGTATTTTATATGCTCGAATTCTAGTGGAAATGGATGTGACTAAGCCACTTCCAAAACAGATTATGGTGGAAGATCCCAATGGCAGGGAGTTTGAGGAGAAtgtttggtatgattggatgccCCAGTATTGCACTAAATGTCTTCAATTGGGACATGTTTGCCAAGAACCACAGAAGGAAGAAACAAAGCAAAGAGAAAGAGATCAAAAGCCACAAcagttttggaggaggaaaggGCAAGTGGAAGAGAAGCAGGACAAAGAAGCTGCTCCACAAGTTATAAAGCAGGATGACAAACAAAAAGGAATAGAGAAGACACAGAAAGAATTTTCACCATAAAGGCAGGATGATGATGAAGGCTGGCAGATAGTGAAGAATAAATCTATAGCAAAGAACTCAAAATATGGGGGGATAAGTGTGGGGGTAAGTATAGCAAATGGAAGTAGTACACCAGATCCTTCAAACTCAATGCTGATAAGTTTGGGGTCTAGTAGTAAGAACAGATGGGATGTGATGCAGGAGACTGATGATCCATTCATATCTAGATGAAGATAGTAGCATGGAATGTTAGAGGATTGAATAAAGTATATAagcaaaaagaaataaagaaatatatTAGAGACAATAAGGTAGGCTTAATAGCTATTATTGAGCACAAGGTGAAGCAACATATGGCAGGGAAAATCATACAAAAAATTGCAAAGAACTGGAAATGGAATGACAACTATGTAGCTAGTACTAAAGGAAGAATATGGGTAGTATGGGATTCAGGAATAGTGGAGTTTATACAGCATAGTTACTCTGAGCAGATGATCACAGGGAAGATTGTATTAATGGAGAGCAAGGAAGAATTTTGGTTCTCAATAATATATGGTCTGTATACTATTGAACAAAGGAAGAACATGTGGGAGGAGTTAACACAGTTGCATAGGGAGCTAAAGGAACCTTAGATTGCAATGGGAGATTATAATGCAATACAAAGTTGGGAAGATAGGTACAATGGGAATCTTGTTATGGAAGCAGAGATAAGGGATTTTACTGATTTCTTAGACAACACAGGAATGACAGAACTCAGATATGTTGGGAGGGAGTTTACATGGACAAATAGTCATGTCCATAGCAAAATAGACAAAGCACTAGTAAATGATGGATGGATGATGAGTATGAGGCAATTAGAGGTGGTGGTGCAGGACCCTTTATTTTCTGACCATACACCTTTGTGTCTTTGTTTTGAGCAGGAACATCAGAATAATCCCAAGCCTTTCAAATTTTTCAACAACCTAGCTGAGCTCAAGGAGTTTGAAGGCATTGTCAAAATAACATGGGAGATGAACATACAAGGATCAATAATGAAAAGAGTCTGGTTGAAGCTTAAAAGATTGAAGCATCTGCATAAAGAGGAGTATAGCACAATCATGAGAAGATTACACTCATAAGGGGGAGCTACAGAGAATTCAGGTGCAAATGAGAGACCCAAACCATTCAGAGGCTTTGAAGAATGATGAAAAGGATCTACAAGAAAAGCTAGAAAAATGGAGTACAATTGAGGAGAGTATACTGAAACAGAAGCCTAGGATCCAATGGCTGAGGCTAGGGGATTCAAATTCAACTTTCTTTCATGCTAGTATAAAGAACAAGAATGCtcaaaagaaaattacaaagctAGTCACCCAAGCAGGTCTGCATACACAGAATCAGGAGGAAGTACAGCAGAAAATCATTTAGTTCTATCAGAAACTCTTAGGAGCAGCTGCAGAGGAGATTCCAGCTATTGAACCAGATGTGATGAAGAAAGGAAGCATACTGACAAGAGCACAACAAGCAAAACTGATAGAACTTGTGACAATGGAGCAGATTGTCCAAGCACTACAAAGCATAGATGATTCCAAAGCCCCAGGGTGTGATGGGTATAATTCActattctttaaaaaaatatggGAAATTATAGGGGATGAATTAGTGGAGGTAGTTCA belongs to Nicotiana tabacum cultivar K326 chromosome 6, ASM71507v2, whole genome shotgun sequence and includes:
- the LOC107801068 gene encoding ethylene-responsive transcription factor ERF022-like produces the protein MEDHQQSSSIHTYRGVRKRKWGKWVSEIREPGKKTRIWLGSYETPEMAAAAYDVAAFHLKGERARLNFPELIDSFPKPSSSKSEDVQMAAHEAAMRFKRQTPEPPESGGCGGGGTMVPVRVGLSSSQIQAINESPLDSPKMWMELAGALLLRDPVREYTCPSYSFTDPMVLGEDIVEFEEWDEMQQHHESIWDF
- the LOC142181853 gene encoding uncharacterized protein LOC142181853; its protein translation is MGDYNAIQSWEDRYNGNLVMEAEIRDFTDFLDNTGMTELRYVGREFTWTNSHVHSKIDKALVNDGWMMSMRQLEVVVQDPLFSDHTPLCLCFEQEHQNNPKPFKFFNNLAELKEFEGIVKITWEMNIQGSIMKRVWLKLKRLKHLHKEEYSTIMRRLHS